A single Mustela lutreola isolate mMusLut2 chromosome X, mMusLut2.pri, whole genome shotgun sequence DNA region contains:
- the LOC131820966 gene encoding uncharacterized protein C10orf95-like — protein MPREGARGQRAQRRHSGGGGGGSGGVWARPQPLTPARAPCVPPGPATCGARAPRALPRALGPRRPRRRGGGHCAAGCAGARPGACGWEALWGTGPRAAAGAMAEVGGSARRRAPELLKAARARYESLHIWDDVFGESGRTAAGTPSTARPSHRAPPRPPPQPRNRSAPAPRRLPAPRKRRSPTMTRPARVGVPRCGTARPRASRTLADHLLRAEKSERTS, from the exons ATGCCGCGGGAGGGTGCGCGGGGACAGCGGGCGCAGAGGAGACAcagcggcggcggtggcggcggtaGCGGCGGCGTCTGGGCCCGGCCGCAGCCCCTGACTCCCGCCCGCGCGCCCTGCGTCCCGCCGGGGCCTGCAACCTGCGGCGCCCGAGCTCCCAGGGCGCTTCCTCGGGCGCTGGGCCCGAGGCGACCAAGACGGCGGGGCGGCGGGCACTGTGCTGCGGGCTGCGCTGGTGCCCGGCCCGGCGCGTGCGGCTGGGAGGCGCTGTGGGGAACGGGCCCGCGGGCGGCGGCCGGGGCCATGGCCGAGGTCGGCGGGAGCGCGCGGAGGAGGGCGCCCGAGCTGCTCAAGGCGGCCCGCGCGCGCTACGAGAGCCTGCACATCTGGGACGACGTGTTCGGCGAGTCCGGCCGGACAGCGGCGGGAACCCCTTCTACAGCACGTCCGTCGCATCGCGCACCTCCTCGCCCGCCTCCTCAGCCGAGGAACAGGagcgccccggccccccgccgccTCCCGGCGCCCCGAAAGCGCAGGAGTCCGACGATGACGAGGCCAGCGCGGGTTGGAGTGCCACGCTGCGGAACCGCCCGCCCTCGCGCTTCGAGGACACTGGCG GATCACTTGCTCAgagcagagaagagtgagaggacCAGTTAG